The stretch of DNA ATGCAGCCCGTCGAAGTATGGCATCGAAAGGAACACCTCGCGCGGAAACGCCTTCAGCCCGCAGCCGGTGTCGCGGGTACCGTCACTCAGAATCGCCTTGCGCACGCCGTTGGCGATTTTCGACTGCAGCTTCTTGAAACCGGTGTCCTTGCGCCCGACCCGCTGGCCCGCCACGAGACCCACGCGGCCGCCGCCGCTTTCGACCGCCGAGATCAAGTCGGGCAGGAACGCCGGATTATTCTGACCGTCGCCGTCGAGCGTGGCCACGATGGCGCCGCGCGCGGCCCGCACCCCGCTGCGCACCGCCGCCGATTGCCCGCAAGAGTTGGCATGTTTCAGTTGCCGAAGCTGATTGTGCTGCTTCATCAGATCAGCCAGCCGTTTGGCGGTCGCATCCGTCGAGCCATCATTGACATAGATGATCTCGTAGACCCAGCGGCCGTCGAGTGCGTCAATGATTTCCGCAACCAGCGGCGCGACGTTCTCCGCTTCGTTGCGCACCGGCACAACGATGGAAACGGCGACAGCACCTCTGTCGGAAGTAGTCAAATCGGCACTCATCTGGTTGGTTTGGAAAGGCCGGAACCGGGCATATCGGCCGCCTGGCGGCGTCCGCTTTTATGGGGCGAAAGCGCCGCGGGCAACCCTTTTGAGGCGCCCGGACGAGGGCCCTACAAGGGACACAATGGTGCCGTCGCGCTGGATCGCAAACCCGAGCCGGCGGGCCGCAAACCAGTAACGCACGAACATCGCGCCGATGATCCCGACCAATGCGCCGGCGACCACGTCGCTTGGATGGTGGGCCAGCAGCACCAGGCGCGTAGCTGCGATGACGACGGCATAAACGGCCATCGCCATCCGCGTCCCGGGCCAGATGGCCGACACTGCAAAGGCCAGCGCGAAGGCGGTGGTGGCGTGCCCCGAAGGAAAACTGAAATAGGCCGGGGTTCCCGCGAAATGCGAGAAGTTGAAGACGTTGGCCTCACCGCCGACAAACGGGCGGCCGCGACCGACGCTCACCTTGATCACTTCGGTGACGAGAACGGGTACCAGCACCGCGCAGAACAGGAACTGCACGCGCGTTCCCAATCCAAGCAGCAGCGAACGTTGCATTCCCTTCACGGCCGGCGAGACGATCGCAACTATGATCAGCAGCCCGGCCAGCACCGACAGCACATATTCGTCCTTGCCGAAATCGGTGAGAATGCGAACCCACCACAGCGAGGGGGTGCCGCGCGGCGGCATCTGGCCGATTTCCCACGCATCGAACGCGTAC from Bradyrhizobium sp. AZCC 1693 encodes:
- a CDS encoding glycosyltransferase family 2 protein, coding for MSADLTTSDRGAVAVSIVVPVRNEAENVAPLVAEIIDALDGRWVYEIIYVNDGSTDATAKRLADLMKQHNQLRQLKHANSCGQSAAVRSGVRAARGAIVATLDGDGQNNPAFLPDLISAVESGGGRVGLVAGQRVGRKDTGFKKLQSKIANGVRKAILSDGTRDTGCGLKAFPREVFLSMPYFDGLHRFLPALVRREGFDIAYVDVVDRPRHSGVSNYGFFDRLWIGIMDLAGVWWLIRRKKSTPAVTEVF
- a CDS encoding phosphatase PAP2 family protein yields the protein MAAPPAVDPSRNYASRFATLAWLSLAQLVRSPSHSRRAEAARRAARHVLWTTAGLGATIIVLMYAFDAWEIGQMPPRGTPSLWWVRILTDFGKDEYVLSVLAGLLIIVAIVSPAVKGMQRSLLLGLGTRVQFLFCAVLVPVLVTEVIKVSVGRGRPFVGGEANVFNFSHFAGTPAYFSFPSGHATTAFALAFAVSAIWPGTRMAMAVYAVVIAATRLVLLAHHPSDVVAGALVGIIGAMFVRYWFAARRLGFAIQRDGTIVSLVGPSSGRLKRVARGAFAP